Proteins encoded in a region of the Rutidosis leptorrhynchoides isolate AG116_Rl617_1_P2 chromosome 9, CSIRO_AGI_Rlap_v1, whole genome shotgun sequence genome:
- the LOC139868627 gene encoding uncharacterized mitochondrial protein AtMg00810-like, translating to MTDLGPLNYFLGIHVTRTASGLFLSQKQYAAEIIERAGMPTCHPCRTPVEPGAKLTSHGPSVKDPTLYRSLAGALQYLTFTRPDISYAVQEICLFMHDPHEQHIHALKRIIRYIQGTIELGLQLYASSPTILVAYSDADWAGCPTTRRSTSGYCVFLGNNLLSWSSKR from the coding sequence ATGACTGATTTGGGCCCGTTAAACTACTTTCTTGGGATTCACGTCACTCGTACTGCATCTGGCCTATTCCTCTCACAGAAACAGTACGCTGCCGAGATTATTGAACGAGCTGGTATGCCTACATGTCATCCCTGCAGGACCCCGGTTGAGCCGGGTGCCAAACTTACTAGTCATGGCCCTTCTGTCAAGGACCCGACTCTATATCGGAGCCTTGCCGGTGCATTACAGTATCTCACGTTTACTCGACCAGATATTTCATATGCCGTTCAGGAGATCTGTCTCTTCATGCATGACCCTCATGAGCAGCACATACATGCCCTCAAACGGATTATTCGGTACATTCAGGGAACTATAGAACTTGGTCTCCAGTTATATGCATCTTCTCCCACCATATTGGTCGCTTACTCTGATGCTGATTGGGCAGGTTGCCCAACTACTAGACGATCTACCTCAGGCTATTGTGTTTTTCTCGGTAACAACCTTCTATCATGGTCTTCTAAGCGGTAA